The following proteins are encoded in a genomic region of Methanoculleus bourgensis MS2:
- a CDS encoding DUF3006 domain-containing protein, with protein sequence MQDESAFRASLDRVEEGLAVLLLREDESVRFTLPRALLPQGAREGDILEVVIRRDVAATEEARRRVAERIERMRGKGRE encoded by the coding sequence ATGCAGGATGAGTCGGCTTTTCGGGCCAGCCTCGACCGGGTTGAGGAGGGACTGGCCGTTCTCCTCCTCCGCGAGGACGAGTCGGTCCGCTTCACCCTCCCCCGCGCTCTCCTCCCCCAGGGCGCCCGTGAGGGCGACATCCTTGAGGTCGTGATCCGCCGGGATGTCGCGGCGACGGAGGAGGCACGACGGCGGGTGGCGGAGCGCATCGAGCGGATGCGGGGGAAGGGCCGGGAGTAG
- a CDS encoding fasciclin domain-containing protein, which produces MRTTCTLLMVALVLGAAVLVCGCTSLREDNVQNQTPAGTPGENLTIDEVLARDGNFSTFVRALDASRLEGLLTGSGPYTVFAPTDEAFSRLPPGTLDELFGDPKGNLAEILLYHVAPGEYPASEDATIATVQGSPIALDATGESMTVNGAKVVRTGIPAANGVIHAIDAVLLPPEITLPVINATATDTPTGTGNTTNTTD; this is translated from the coding sequence ATGCGGACGACCTGTACACTACTCATGGTTGCCCTGGTTCTCGGGGCAGCGGTTCTTGTTTGTGGCTGCACCAGCCTCCGGGAGGATAACGTTCAGAACCAGACGCCTGCCGGGACGCCGGGCGAGAATCTGACAATCGACGAGGTTTTAGCCAGGGACGGAAACTTCTCAACGTTCGTCCGGGCGCTTGACGCCTCCAGGCTTGAGGGGCTGCTCACCGGGTCTGGGCCCTACACGGTCTTTGCGCCCACCGACGAGGCTTTCAGCCGGCTTCCACCGGGGACGCTGGACGAGCTCTTCGGGGACCCGAAGGGCAATCTGGCCGAGATCCTGCTCTACCACGTGGCTCCCGGTGAATACCCGGCATCTGAGGATGCCACTATCGCGACCGTCCAGGGCAGCCCAATCGCTCTCGACGCCACCGGTGAGAGCATGACGGTGAACGGTGCGAAGGTAGTCCGGACCGGTATCCCGGCGGCGAACGGCGTCATCCACGCCATCGATGCGGTCCTCCTCCCGCCTGAGATCACCCTGCCGGTGATCAATGCGACAGCCACTGATACGCCGACAGGGACCGGCAACACGACGAACACCACTGACTGA
- a CDS encoding A/G-specific adenine glycosylase, whose product MIGTLDPRQNERERQLLEEIREQGNTPKAARLFQDLILSHYRAYGRDLPWRRTTDPYHILVSEIMLQQTQVERVVVRYHEFLERFPDFESLARAPQSEVLLAWQGMGYNRRAISLQKTARLVVDEYGGNLPADVETLATFPGIGQATAAAICAYAFNMPVVYIETNIRRTFIHFFFQDQKGVRDDEILPLVEQTLYLENPREWYSALMDYGTVLKKRTVNPNRRSASYTRQSRFEGSDRQVRGKILALVLEEGTVTEEEVAARVSEDAERVKRILGDLEKEGFIAESEGTYSCR is encoded by the coding sequence GTGATTGGCACCCTCGATCCCCGCCAGAACGAGCGTGAACGTCAGCTCCTCGAAGAGATCCGGGAGCAGGGGAACACCCCAAAGGCCGCCCGCCTCTTCCAGGACCTTATCCTCTCCCACTACCGGGCCTACGGCCGCGACCTCCCCTGGCGGCGGACCACCGACCCCTACCATATCCTCGTCTCCGAGATCATGCTCCAACAGACCCAGGTCGAGCGGGTCGTCGTGCGGTACCATGAGTTTCTTGAGCGGTTCCCTGACTTCGAGAGCCTTGCCCGTGCACCACAGAGCGAGGTGCTGCTTGCCTGGCAGGGCATGGGTTACAACCGCCGGGCAATCTCGCTTCAGAAGACCGCCCGGCTGGTGGTAGATGAATACGGCGGCAACCTCCCGGCCGACGTCGAGACACTCGCAACCTTCCCCGGCATAGGGCAGGCGACCGCGGCGGCCATCTGCGCCTACGCGTTCAACATGCCGGTCGTCTATATCGAGACGAACATCAGGCGGACCTTCATCCACTTCTTCTTCCAGGACCAAAAAGGCGTCCGGGACGACGAGATACTCCCGCTCGTCGAGCAGACGCTCTACCTGGAGAACCCGCGGGAGTGGTACAGCGCGTTGATGGATTACGGCACGGTGTTGAAGAAGCGGACGGTAAACCCGAACCGGCGGAGCGCTTCCTATACCAGGCAGAGCCGGTTTGAGGGCTCAGATCGGCAGGTCCGGGGGAAGATCCTCGCGCTGGTTCTCGAGGAAGGGACCGTTACCGAAGAAGAGGTGGCGGCCCGGGTTTCCGAAGATGCCGAACGGGTGAAGCGGATCCTCGGGGACCTGGAGAAGGAGGGGTTCATCGCGGAGAGCGAGGGGACGTACTCCTGCCGGTGA
- a CDS encoding bifunctional RecB family nuclease/DEAD/DEAH box helicase, producing the protein MPRFNLSPSLIGWFFYHDCERYLRYHATPEQDRERSGIPVVAMDQSPTTRALLDAGIRWEEEVVRTKLAGRVRLPDGIGPLSDRSFSIEESFEVLPRLSPGEAIYQSTIPVSVHFLRNYGLDPEVHRFSPCRPDLVMLGEGSGREAQLSVIDIKASEDLSVSHRIQATLYAMILDHALDLIGIDRPVDMDRAGIWLYGEDEPEPFDLHLNIRVLEDFFRHRLRGILACPLEDVPWHITSRCESCEFYPHCREEAETSASVSQIPGLSPAGRRYLREAPWNPGHSINTLPDLARFLEIPESDDHLNNCGSLAGQSDRLRATVRALQTGEVIRNAGRSLALPVYEDIGIVLTLQKDPVSDRIYALGLRRFKGEAVYGTPSREAVFVAENPDDCARVRREFVRALTAELAAVHDYNQGRDWASQKSVQTYVYDTYEEDLFIRLLEEALEDPATAEDALRLRFYYQDPGVAQGSSHPATPVPFPLIVLTREIRRLLALPVPFALRLPEVLAAIPSSRFAYHLDPGDLFWYEQSNALRSDAIIMAWSGKRPEAADWVRQEISRRLLAAGSVLDGLRERVKASLVRWPENFRFPRPWDAAMPEISRLLFITEYESTIGARRVQELRGRPWALRVRDSISIPIRKSEGNFWKVLAPLDLSLFEQSKAFGYLLVPDGDAGEEAQLAFDDLRYRDSPNPGKSGVCFARVHDEIVDRSAGQVRGLVLEVAYGRGFPPFAEGDLAVLHPRFTDFTAPRYVDRLLTLDGQPGNAFIRLLRDPGGFAAPIPEPEKVVQDAEDLALGTGGFTPSQARAFRQVLTNRLTLVWGPPGTGKTHFLATALLSLVNARRAHGERIRVGVAAFTHAAIENLLIKVQDSVDEFGLTAALPIYKLRSLRTPGGKRSLEVLPHDRADTVVGYPSLLLGGTVHSFGRLEKVLPSLDVLVIDEASQMRPAELAMVIPVLADGGRLILAGDDLQLPPVIQGDYPVPDDGLPGLEDSIFAYLRHRDDPDHPIYTCQLRENWRMNRTLSRFAAETLYGTGYAPATDSIGRQRVVLAPPASRGLPGEEECVGWILDPAYPLVLCVLENVRTTVENPVEAALVARLTRALRERLTDPGSGEPYPATEEGDYLFWRHGLFIVSPHHAQIGAIRTHLAGVRAWEYPPFVDTVDKMQGQEAEAVIVSYGVSDVETALGEAEFIYSRNRLNVSLTRSRAKCMVFLPRPLLEPPLDLVQNEKAAAGLRHMLDLQEFCRVHGEERTFDLGWMEGAAGVRLTVLRAREM; encoded by the coding sequence ATGCCCCGCTTCAACCTCAGTCCATCGCTCATCGGCTGGTTCTTCTACCACGACTGCGAGCGCTACCTCCGCTACCACGCGACCCCGGAGCAGGACCGTGAGAGATCCGGTATCCCGGTTGTCGCGATGGACCAGAGCCCGACGACACGCGCTCTCCTGGATGCGGGCATCAGGTGGGAGGAGGAGGTGGTCCGCACAAAACTGGCGGGAAGGGTGCGGCTTCCGGACGGGATTGGCCCCCTCTCAGACCGGTCGTTCTCCATCGAGGAGAGTTTTGAGGTCCTCCCGCGGCTCTCCCCCGGGGAGGCGATCTACCAGTCAACCATACCGGTCTCGGTCCACTTCCTGCGCAACTACGGCCTTGACCCGGAGGTACACCGGTTCTCCCCCTGCCGCCCAGACCTGGTCATGCTCGGTGAGGGGAGCGGCAGGGAGGCGCAGCTCTCGGTCATCGACATCAAGGCGAGCGAGGACCTCAGCGTCAGCCACCGTATCCAGGCAACCCTCTATGCCATGATCCTCGATCACGCCCTGGATCTGATCGGGATCGACCGCCCGGTCGACATGGACCGGGCCGGGATCTGGCTCTACGGGGAGGACGAACCTGAACCCTTCGACCTGCACTTAAACATACGGGTGCTTGAGGACTTCTTCCGGCACCGTCTCCGGGGCATCCTTGCCTGCCCGCTTGAGGATGTGCCCTGGCACATCACGTCGCGGTGCGAGTCCTGTGAGTTCTACCCTCACTGCCGCGAGGAAGCGGAAACCTCCGCCTCGGTCTCACAGATCCCGGGCCTCTCTCCCGCCGGGCGGCGTTACCTCAGGGAGGCGCCCTGGAACCCGGGACACTCCATCAACACCCTCCCCGACCTTGCGAGGTTCCTCGAGATCCCGGAGAGCGACGATCACCTGAACAACTGCGGGTCGCTTGCCGGCCAGAGCGACCGCCTGCGGGCGACCGTCAGGGCGCTGCAGACCGGAGAGGTCATCCGCAACGCCGGAAGATCGCTTGCTCTCCCCGTCTACGAAGATATCGGGATCGTTCTCACGCTCCAGAAAGACCCGGTCTCTGACCGGATATACGCACTGGGGCTGCGCCGGTTCAAGGGCGAAGCAGTCTATGGGACGCCTTCGCGTGAAGCCGTCTTCGTCGCCGAGAATCCCGACGACTGCGCCCGGGTGCGACGTGAGTTTGTCAGGGCGCTCACCGCCGAACTTGCGGCCGTCCACGACTACAACCAGGGGCGGGATTGGGCGAGCCAGAAATCGGTCCAGACCTACGTCTACGATACCTACGAAGAGGACCTCTTCATCCGGCTGCTCGAGGAGGCGCTTGAAGACCCCGCGACTGCGGAGGACGCCTTACGGCTGCGGTTCTACTACCAGGACCCCGGCGTCGCCCAGGGGTCCAGCCACCCGGCAACGCCGGTCCCGTTCCCGCTCATCGTTCTTACCCGGGAGATACGCCGACTGCTGGCACTCCCCGTCCCCTTTGCCCTCCGCCTGCCCGAGGTCCTGGCGGCCATCCCCTCTTCCCGGTTTGCGTACCACCTTGACCCGGGCGACCTCTTCTGGTACGAGCAGAGCAACGCGCTCAGGAGCGATGCCATCATCATGGCATGGAGCGGGAAGCGGCCGGAGGCTGCAGACTGGGTCAGGCAGGAGATATCACGGCGGCTGCTTGCGGCAGGGAGCGTCCTTGACGGCCTCCGGGAACGGGTGAAGGCCAGTCTCGTGCGGTGGCCTGAGAACTTCCGGTTCCCGCGCCCGTGGGACGCCGCTATGCCGGAGATATCGCGTCTCCTCTTCATCACGGAGTACGAGTCGACGATAGGTGCCCGGCGGGTGCAGGAACTCCGGGGCAGGCCGTGGGCATTACGGGTCCGGGACAGCATCAGTATCCCCATCCGGAAGAGCGAGGGGAACTTCTGGAAGGTGCTCGCCCCCCTTGACCTCTCACTCTTCGAGCAGTCGAAGGCGTTTGGTTACCTCCTCGTCCCTGACGGCGATGCGGGGGAGGAGGCCCAGCTGGCGTTTGACGACCTCCGCTACCGGGACAGCCCGAACCCCGGGAAGAGCGGGGTCTGCTTTGCAAGGGTCCATGATGAGATCGTCGACCGGAGCGCCGGGCAGGTCAGGGGTCTTGTCCTTGAGGTGGCCTATGGCCGGGGATTCCCGCCCTTCGCCGAGGGTGATCTTGCGGTGCTGCACCCCCGGTTCACTGATTTTACCGCGCCGCGCTATGTCGACCGCCTCCTCACCCTGGACGGGCAGCCCGGGAACGCGTTCATCAGGCTCCTCCGGGATCCGGGGGGGTTCGCCGCCCCGATTCCCGAGCCGGAGAAGGTCGTTCAGGATGCGGAAGACCTCGCCCTCGGCACCGGCGGGTTCACCCCGAGCCAGGCCCGGGCGTTCCGCCAGGTGCTGACGAACCGCTTAACCCTGGTCTGGGGGCCGCCGGGCACCGGGAAGACGCACTTCCTTGCAACAGCCCTCCTCTCCCTTGTCAACGCCAGGAGGGCGCACGGGGAGCGGATCAGGGTAGGCGTTGCGGCGTTCACCCATGCTGCCATCGAGAACCTGCTCATCAAGGTGCAGGACTCGGTCGACGAGTTCGGCCTCACGGCAGCCCTCCCGATCTATAAACTGAGGAGTCTCCGGACACCCGGCGGCAAACGAAGTCTTGAAGTCCTGCCCCATGACCGGGCCGATACCGTCGTCGGCTACCCATCCCTCCTCCTCGGCGGGACGGTGCATAGTTTCGGCAGGCTCGAGAAAGTCCTCCCGTCCCTCGATGTACTGGTCATCGACGAAGCATCGCAGATGAGGCCGGCCGAACTGGCGATGGTGATCCCGGTGCTCGCCGACGGAGGGCGGCTCATCCTTGCGGGAGACGACCTGCAGCTCCCTCCGGTCATCCAGGGTGACTACCCGGTGCCGGACGACGGCCTCCCTGGTCTTGAGGACTCCATCTTTGCCTACCTCCGGCACCGTGACGATCCCGATCACCCCATCTACACCTGCCAGCTCCGGGAGAACTGGCGGATGAACCGCACCCTCTCCCGGTTCGCGGCAGAGACGCTGTACGGCACCGGTTACGCTCCCGCGACCGACTCGATCGGGAGGCAGCGGGTCGTCCTTGCCCCGCCCGCCTCCCGTGGGTTGCCGGGAGAGGAGGAGTGTGTCGGGTGGATCCTCGACCCGGCATACCCGCTCGTGCTCTGCGTGCTCGAGAACGTCCGGACGACGGTCGAAAACCCCGTCGAGGCGGCGCTGGTCGCCCGGCTTACCCGGGCACTCCGGGAGAGGCTCACCGACCCCGGTTCGGGGGAGCCGTACCCGGCGACAGAGGAGGGAGACTATCTCTTCTGGCGGCACGGCCTCTTCATCGTCAGCCCGCACCATGCCCAGATCGGCGCCATCCGGACCCACCTGGCCGGGGTGCGGGCCTGGGAGTACCCGCCGTTTGTGGATACGGTCGACAAGATGCAGGGGCAGGAGGCGGAGGCGGTCATCGTCAGTTACGGTGTGAGCGACGTCGAGACTGCGCTTGGAGAGGCTGAGTTCATCTACAGCAGGAACCGCCTGAACGTATCGCTGACCCGGAGCCGGGCGAAATGCATGGTCTTTCTGCCCCGGCCGCTGCTGGAGCCGCCGCTCGACCTCGTGCAGAACGAGAAGGCGGCGGCAGGGCTTCGTCATATGCTCGACCTCCAGGAGTTCTGCCGGGTCCACGGGGAAGAGAGGACGTTTGACCTTGGCTGGATGGAGGGGGCGGCAGGGGTCCGGCTCACCGTGCTCCGGGCCCGGGAGATGTAG
- a CDS encoding nucleotidyltransferase domain-containing protein: MLERIIPSKTRVKLLTLFLLNPGREIYLREAQRMTGENLNAVRRELANLEEIGLLKSTRRGNARYYAVNRAFPIYEELTAIVLKTEGAAKVIRERLDNLGEIESMFIYGSFARGEAGSGSDIDLFIVGEVDEDRLITALQETEDALGREINYVLFRKEEMERRVAGGDPFVTNVLREPKVMLIGND; this comes from the coding sequence ATGCTCGAACGGATCATCCCCTCAAAGACGCGGGTCAAGCTCCTCACACTCTTCCTTCTGAACCCGGGTCGCGAGATCTACCTGCGGGAAGCCCAGAGGATGACCGGCGAGAACCTCAACGCGGTCAGGCGGGAACTTGCAAACCTCGAGGAGATTGGGCTCCTCAAGAGCACCCGGCGGGGCAACGCCCGCTACTATGCCGTGAATCGGGCTTTCCCCATCTATGAAGAGTTGACCGCTATCGTCCTCAAGACCGAAGGAGCGGCAAAGGTCATCAGGGAGCGCCTCGATAACCTCGGGGAGATTGAGTCCATGTTCATCTACGGCTCCTTCGCCCGCGGGGAAGCCGGTTCCGGGAGTGATATCGACCTCTTCATTGTCGGCGAGGTGGATGAAGACCGCCTGATAACTGCTCTCCAGGAAACGGAAGATGCACTGGGAAGGGAGATTAATTATGTTCTCTTCAGAAAAGAGGAGATGGAGCGGAGGGTCGCGGGGGGAGACCCGTTCGTCACGAATGTCCTTCGTGAACCAAAGGTGATGCTTATTGGCAACGATTGA
- a CDS encoding MBL fold metallo-hydrolase yields the protein MSSRPLRYLIFCLALTACIIAAGCSAPGGQPEIISGLPGADLVVHFIDVGQGDSILIEFRDTTMLVDAGEREMGERVVAYLQAQGIERLDVVVATHAHSDHIGGLRDVISAFPVGRFVDAGQPHPTATYEKLLAQVEELGIPYTVAERGQAIALDPDLEVLVENPGPQPLGDINEDSVILKVTYGGVSYLLMGDAGKPAEESMAKAGLDLDADVLKVGHHASRHASSAEFLAAVSPAISVITVGEGNDYGHPHEEALERLEATGSRIYRTDRDGTVVVATDGRVLAVTTGSEPSVTLTPRAATPTATPVITPTATAAPSSGVYIADLDLQDEEVTIASAEATAVNLTGWTITDEGMRNTYTFPVFTLVPGTNVTLHSGAGTDTATDLYWGRRTPVWNNDGDIATLTDPDGRVASTLER from the coding sequence ATGTCGTCCAGACCTCTTAGATACCTGATCTTCTGCCTGGCACTCACTGCCTGCATTATAGCCGCGGGCTGTTCTGCCCCCGGCGGGCAGCCGGAGATCATCTCCGGTCTTCCCGGTGCAGACCTTGTCGTCCACTTCATCGACGTCGGACAGGGCGACTCAATCCTGATAGAGTTCCGCGATACGACCATGCTCGTCGACGCCGGTGAGCGCGAGATGGGAGAGCGCGTTGTCGCGTATCTCCAGGCACAGGGGATCGAACGCCTTGACGTGGTGGTGGCAACCCATGCGCACTCTGATCACATCGGCGGCCTCCGCGACGTCATCTCGGCCTTCCCGGTCGGTCGGTTCGTCGATGCCGGGCAACCCCACCCCACGGCGACCTACGAGAAACTGCTCGCCCAGGTCGAGGAACTGGGGATACCGTACACGGTGGCGGAGCGAGGGCAGGCGATCGCCCTTGACCCGGACCTTGAAGTCCTGGTCGAAAACCCGGGCCCGCAGCCGCTTGGTGACATAAACGAGGACTCTGTCATCCTGAAGGTGACCTACGGGGGCGTCTCCTACCTCCTGATGGGCGATGCCGGGAAGCCGGCGGAGGAGAGTATGGCAAAGGCCGGGCTCGACCTCGACGCCGACGTCCTGAAGGTCGGCCACCACGCGAGCCGGCACGCATCATCGGCCGAGTTCCTGGCCGCGGTCAGCCCTGCAATCAGCGTCATCACTGTCGGCGAAGGGAACGACTACGGTCACCCCCACGAGGAAGCGCTCGAACGCCTCGAGGCGACCGGCTCGCGCATCTACCGGACCGATCGCGACGGGACCGTTGTTGTCGCCACCGACGGGAGAGTGCTTGCCGTCACAACCGGCAGCGAGCCGTCCGTCACCCTGACGCCCCGGGCAGCGACCCCGACAGCGACTCCGGTGATAACTCCAACAGCGACCGCCGCCCCTTCCTCAGGCGTGTACATCGCCGACCTGGACCTCCAGGATGAAGAGGTGACCATCGCGAGCGCCGAAGCGACGGCGGTCAACCTCACTGGCTGGACAATCACCGACGAGGGGATGCGGAACACCTACACCTTCCCGGTCTTCACCCTCGTACCAGGGACCAATGTGACCCTCCACTCCGGCGCGGGCACCGATACGGCGACCGACCTCTACTGGGGCCGGAGGACCCCCGTCTGGAACAACGATGGCGACATCGCCACGCTCACCGACCCTGACGGCAGGGTCGCAAGCACCCTGGAGCGGTGA
- a CDS encoding HEPN domain-containing protein — MATIDDLEQRGLIRRIPADPKAVESALSLARRDVSVARTILGSNSDWAYTIAYNAMLQAARALMFAKGYRPSGNSQHIAVVRFAELFLDDETLVAFDRMRRKRHATVYDMAGTISELEAEGAITRADAFLDTVEALLR, encoded by the coding sequence TTGGCAACGATTGATGACCTGGAGCAGCGGGGGTTGATCAGGAGGATCCCGGCTGATCCAAAGGCGGTAGAGAGCGCCCTCAGTCTGGCACGGAGGGATGTATCGGTCGCAAGAACCATCCTTGGCAGCAACAGTGACTGGGCATACACGATCGCCTACAACGCCATGCTTCAGGCAGCAAGGGCGCTTATGTTCGCAAAGGGTTACCGTCCTTCGGGGAACAGCCAGCATATCGCTGTGGTCAGGTTTGCGGAATTGTTCCTGGATGATGAAACTCTTGTCGCTTTTGACAGGATGCGGAGGAAGCGACACGCAACGGTCTACGATATGGCCGGCACCATCTCAGAACTGGAGGCTGAAGGCGCCATCACCCGTGCAGATGCGTTTCTCGATACCGTAGAGGCGCTCCTCCGCTGA
- a CDS encoding thioredoxin-like domain-containing protein — MNLTAAPDLPAGLEWLNTDHPLSISELAGRIVLLCFGTFACSNCMRMVPELRRLEEDHPELVVIEVHTPGFESPAVTGNLQEAIRCAGIDYPVVIDHDHLLWQAFGIRNWPTFVLIDPEGHVLGKTAGEGLYGRLNPRIDRIARDFEQRGMLVKKRLQFAAAPATVLYHPDKITADHAGMRLFISDSGHHRIIVASRDGAILGVIGTGAPGNADGSSSEAAFYLPEGLAFDEEAGVLYVADAGNHTIRQVSWPDLRVETVAGTGLEAPSPGEGGPGTGVALNAPRDLALMGDYLYIAMAGANQVWRMDLATHTLEPYAGSGLEGLTDGPLREAAFAGPSGIVTDGEALYIADSGASAIRHIQRGVVETLIGHSLEDFGDLDTIARMARIHHPMGIASHQGLLYIADTYNHKIKELDPGTGWVLTRVGSGDRGYQNGVSGDARLSEPGGLVNLGGLWYIADTGNHAVRVYDPVSHVVSTLTLRR, encoded by the coding sequence ATGAACCTGACGGCTGCCCCCGATCTTCCTGCCGGCCTCGAGTGGCTCAACACCGATCACCCGCTCTCCATCAGTGAACTGGCAGGCAGGATCGTGCTGCTCTGCTTTGGGACGTTCGCCTGTTCAAACTGCATGCGGATGGTGCCTGAACTCCGGCGCCTCGAGGAGGATCACCCGGAACTGGTGGTCATCGAGGTCCATACACCGGGGTTCGAGTCCCCCGCAGTCACCGGGAATCTCCAGGAGGCGATTCGCTGCGCCGGGATCGATTACCCGGTCGTCATCGACCATGACCATCTGCTCTGGCAGGCCTTCGGGATCCGGAACTGGCCGACGTTCGTCCTCATCGACCCGGAAGGGCACGTTCTCGGGAAGACGGCCGGGGAAGGGCTCTACGGGCGGCTCAACCCAAGGATCGACCGGATCGCAAGGGATTTCGAGCAGCGCGGCATGCTCGTGAAGAAACGGCTGCAGTTCGCGGCCGCTCCTGCGACGGTTCTGTATCATCCCGACAAGATCACGGCGGACCATGCAGGGATGCGCCTGTTCATAAGCGATTCCGGTCACCACCGGATCATCGTCGCCAGCCGGGACGGAGCGATCCTCGGGGTCATCGGCACCGGGGCCCCGGGGAACGCCGACGGGTCCTCCTCAGAGGCTGCATTCTACCTGCCCGAGGGCCTCGCTTTTGATGAAGAGGCCGGGGTCCTTTACGTTGCAGATGCCGGGAACCATACCATACGGCAGGTCTCCTGGCCGGACCTGAGGGTTGAGACGGTTGCCGGGACCGGGCTTGAGGCGCCGTCACCCGGCGAAGGCGGACCCGGAACCGGCGTGGCGTTGAACGCACCGCGGGATCTCGCGCTGATGGGCGACTACCTCTACATCGCTATGGCCGGGGCAAACCAGGTCTGGCGGATGGACCTCGCTACCCATACTCTGGAGCCCTACGCCGGTTCCGGCCTGGAGGGACTGACGGATGGCCCGCTCCGTGAGGCCGCCTTTGCCGGCCCCTCCGGGATCGTCACCGACGGGGAGGCGCTCTACATTGCCGACAGCGGGGCTTCAGCGATCCGCCACATACAGCGGGGGGTGGTCGAGACCCTCATCGGCCACTCCCTGGAAGACTTCGGCGACCTCGACACCATCGCAAGGATGGCGCGTATCCACCATCCGATGGGTATAGCCAGCCATCAGGGGTTGCTCTACATCGCTGATACCTACAACCACAAGATCAAGGAGCTTGACCCGGGCACCGGCTGGGTCCTCACCAGGGTCGGGAGCGGGGATCGCGGTTACCAGAACGGGGTATCAGGGGATGCAAGACTGAGCGAACCGGGCGGTCTGGTCAACCTCGGGGGGCTCTGGTACATCGCCGATACCGGCAACCATGCTGTCAGGGTCTATGACCCGGTCAGCCACGTGGTCTCGACCCTGACACTTCGGAGGTAG
- a CDS encoding ATP cone domain-containing protein, which yields MSELVDVVKLDGRREPFVREKVTVSAMKAGAPPEEARKIGEAIERVAYDGMPSGEIRDRVLEHLRDRNPEWEQNWLMYDRAVKKRGAAAVAGLPAR from the coding sequence GTGAGTGAATTGGTCGATGTTGTCAAACTCGATGGCAGAAGAGAACCGTTTGTGCGGGAGAAGGTCACCGTGAGTGCGATGAAAGCAGGTGCGCCGCCGGAGGAGGCCCGGAAGATCGGGGAGGCAATCGAGCGGGTCGCCTACGACGGTATGCCCTCCGGCGAGATCCGGGACCGGGTGCTCGAGCATCTCCGCGACCGGAACCCGGAATGGGAGCAGAACTGGCTCATGTACGACCGTGCCGTGAAGAAGCGCGGTGCGGCGGCGGTCGCGGGTCTGCCCGCCCGCTGA